The Daphnia carinata strain CSIRO-1 chromosome 2, CSIRO_AGI_Dcar_HiC_V3, whole genome shotgun sequence genome has a segment encoding these proteins:
- the LOC130701689 gene encoding cathepsin B-like, translated as MKVLFCIVLAIVMVTLQAKKIKPNKYFNPLSDEFISHINSMKSTWKAGRNFDKSFPMGALTQMMGVHPDSNLYMPPVKNVSHLYSNQAVPESFDARDQWPDCPTIQEIRDQGSCGSCWAFGAVEAMSDRICIHSKGKVNAHISAENLVSCCYTCGFGCNGGFPGAAWSHWVKKGIVTGGNFNSSQGCQPYIIPACEHHTTGDRPPCAEGGGTPKCLKTCIEGYTVDYSQDLHYGASSYSVHKRVEDIQLEIMNNGPVEGALTVYEDFPMYKSGVYQHLHGKALGGHAIRILGWGVEDGTPYWLIANSWNTDWGDNGYIKILRGKDHCGIESQITAGLPKL; from the exons ATGAAGGTTCTGTTCTGTATTGTCCTTGCCATTGTCATGGTAACTTTACAggccaagaaaataaaaccgAACAAATATTTCAATCCCTTGTCTGATGAGTTCATCAGTCATATCAATTCCATGAAGTCAACATGGAAG GCAGGACGTAATTTTGACAAAAGCTTCCCCATGGGGGCTCTTACCCAAATGATGGGTGTGCATCCTGATTCCAACTTGTACATGCCTCCAGTGAAAAATGTGAGCCATCTCTACAGCAACCAAGCAGTTCCCGAGTCATTTGATGCCAGAGATCAGTGGCCTGACTGCCCAACAATTCAGGAAATTAGAGATCAAGGCTCTTGTGGATCATGCTGG GCCTTTGGGGCTGTAGAGGCCATGTCAGATCGGATATGCATCCATTCCAAGGGAAAAGTTAATGCCCACATTTCTGCTGAGAATTTAGTTAGTTGCTGCTACACTTGTGGCTTTGGCTGCAATGGGGGCTTTCCTGGAGCTGCTTGGAGCCATTGGGTAAAGAAAGGCATTGTTACTGGAGGCAATTTCAATTCAAGCCAA GGATGTCAGCCGTACATTATTCCTGCGTGTGAACATCACACAACTGGTGATCGACCACCTTGCGCGGAAGGAGGCGGTACTCCAAAGTGCCTTAAAACCTGCATCGAAGGTTACACAGTCGACTACTCACAAGACCTTCATTATG GTGCTTCTTCCTACTCGGTTCACAAACGCGTAGAAGATATACAATTGGAGATTATGAATAACGGACCTGTGGAAGGTGCTCTGACCGTCTACGAGGATTTCCCTATGTATAAATCAG GTGTTTACCAACATTTACATGGAAAAGCACTCGGAGGTCATGCAATCCGTATTCTTGGTTGGGGTGTTGAAGATGGTACTCCCTATTGGCTTATTGCAAACAGTTGGAATACTGACTGGGGTGATAATGGTTACATCAAAATCTTACGTGGCAAAGATCATTGTGGCATAGAAAGTCAAATCACAGCTGGTTTGCCAAAACTCTAA